Sequence from the Chloroflexota bacterium genome:
CGAGAACGAACCGGGCGACGACGTTTGGTATAGCGACCACGTCGCGGCGCTCGGCGACATGGGAGTCGCCGCCATCGTTCTCTTCTGGGGTGATCCGACGCCCTACGTAAAGGTCGCCCACGACCGCGGGGCCAAGGTCCTCATCCAGGTCGGTTCCACCGAAGAGGCCATCGCCGCGGCTGCCGCCGGGGTCGACGCCGTCATCGCCCAGGGTTTCGAAGCCGGCGGACACGTTCGCGGCACGACGTCGATCTGGGACCTTCTGCCGGAAACGGTCCGGGCCCTCGAGCCCTTGCCGGTCCTGGCGTCAGGTGGTATCGGCGACGGTGCGGGAGTGGCCCGCGCCCTGCAAGCAGGCGCCCAGGGCGTGTCTCTTGGAACGCGATTCGTGGCCAGCGATGAGTGTCACGCTCACCCGGCGTACAAACAGCGAATCGTCGAGGGGCGGGCGGAGGACACCGTCTACAACTCTCTGTACGACGTGTGGTGGCCGAATGCGCCGCATCGAACCTTGCGCAACAAAACGATCGACGAATGGGAAGCGGCGGGCTGCCCACCATCCGGCTCGCGGCCCGGCGAAGGCACGGTGATAGGACACCACTCGCCCGGAGGCGACGAGCGCATCGACTGGCCGCGTTACGCCATAGGATGTGCGGCTCCCGACTTCGATGGCGACATCGAGTACGCGCCGTTGTGGGCGGGCACGTCTGTCAGCGTGGTGAACGACATCAAGCCGGCGGGTGAGATCGTCGAAGACCTGGTGCGGGAGGCCGAGGCGGCCCTCAACCGCTAGCGGAACACCGCGGCCGCGAGCGCGGGGAAGCGTCGCGGCTCAGCCGGGCGGCGGCTTTCCTGGGTTGACGACGAACAAGATGAACTCGGTGAACGCGTCGCCATCCACCTGAAGTCCGAAGCATCCAGGGCTGTCGGTGCTGAGCAATCCGGTCCAGTTTCTCCAGGAAGAGGTCGAGGCCACCGCGTCCAGATACAAACCACCTCCCGTCGTGTGGACCGCGGGAACGTTGGTGACCCCGGGCTCCTTTTTGATCACATCAGTCGGCGGGAGATCCGC
This genomic interval carries:
- a CDS encoding nitronate monooxygenase, which produces MVRSPLHTPLCDLLGVRYPILSAGIGMAAGPELAAAVSNAGGFGVLGGGGTPIERLAPRVAKLRELTRLPFGANVIIDENEPGDDVWYSDHVAALGDMGVAAIVLFWGDPTPYVKVAHDRGAKVLIQVGSTEEAIAAAAAGVDAVIAQGFEAGGHVRGTTSIWDLLPETVRALEPLPVLASGGIGDGAGVARALQAGAQGVSLGTRFVASDECHAHPAYKQRIVEGRAEDTVYNSLYDVWWPNAPHRTLRNKTIDEWEAAGCPPSGSRPGEGTVIGHHSPGGDERIDWPRYAIGCAAPDFDGDIEYAPLWAGTSVSVVNDIKPAGEIVEDLVREAEAALNR